ATTATGGTTCCTAATTTTAgatacatatttaaaaaataataataattttcctTCTCCTACATTGTCAAACATCTTTCTTTTGTGTCATATACTCATGAACTGAGAGCAGCAGTAACATTCAGCTCTCAGGCCTTGTCGAGTTGTGTCATTGACCACGTCGCCAACAGCTAATAAACGACCCCATTACTCTGTCAGAAGCCATTAGATGCTGTGTTGTTCTGGTGTTTGTCTCTGCCAAGTCAAAACAGCCCGCTGTCTTACCAGTGGCGCTGGAAATGACAGGAATTGTAAGCCATTGATGACACGTTCATCTCCTTTGTCAGCTTACAAGAGTTCACTCAGCCGTATGgttttaagaaaacatttattcacattGATATCAGTACAGTTTttgagtgcattttttttttttttacatagtgtgtttgtgcatgaagGTAAATTTCTTCCGGTGTATTTGTCCTTGTGTGCCGTCCCACAAACTCACATGCTCACAGAGTTGAAATTCATACGTTTGTGAATGTGGTTTATGTGCTAAAAGAAACATCATCACTTTTTGCATTTTCCCTTGAAtgctctttgattttttttttttttttttgtacaattttcctttcatttgagAGACGCAGAACCCAAGCAAACGGGAAacgaagaaagaaaggaaaacccaAAATGCGAGATGACGTCTTAGCGGCGCACAGACACGTGTGTCAGGTAATTTTGAGTTTATGAACACATAGCATTCTCACACTGACAGTTAATATCTCACATTCTACTAATCTAGACTACAACACTATCTCACATTCCTGAGGAgtttcctccccctcctgctccttttctttccctccataGTTTATTCCTTCTTCTTGTTGACTCCTGTGGTTTTGTCCATGTCCTCCTTTacatgtcctctctctctctgtctctctgtctctctctctctctctcactgtctctgctgctcttctttatTCCTGGATGTTGAGGATCTGTGCAGACAGTCCGTGGTGCCAGTTCTTCAGCTTGGCGAAGCGGGGCCCCTTCACCTCCGACTCAAACTTCTCTCTGACGGTGTGACATGAATGGGACGCAGGACACGGCTGTTAACATTGTGtaacatttccattttcaattGCAATTTTAAAGAGTTTTATCCACATGAGACGACCGACTGTCAGGTCAGGGGGAAACAGCTGATCTTTTTAAGGCCATTAATTAAAACagatcttgtttgtttaatctgtacacaaATCAAAGAGAAGTTGTGGTTTGTGCTGCATGACTTCTTGGCCATGGCCACCAACTTCCTGTAGTCTCTGCTGGTCGTCCGgcatattgtttttacatttacaattaaTTAAACAGGATATAACATGTTGATCATTGAGTTGTTTGTTGTGggactttttgttgttgcttcatATTGATGGATGAGCGAATGGCATCGATATTCTCATCTAACGTTTGGCAAGAAAGCGATAAGGATGTGTTCCAAAATGCTGAATCAGGGCCCATAGATTGACTTTCTTGTCAAATGCTGTGCCAGTTGGTGGAAAATCAGTAGAGCAGCCAGGGAAGTTTATAACTACTGAGTTAACTTATAAATACCCTTAAAAGTTGTCTCACTTGTTTCCCATCTTACCTCGACCTCTGCAGGGCTTCCTCATCTGGGTCTTGCACTGCATGGAGAGAAATGAACAAGAGATCAAAGGTGGCGATCAAGAAGAGAAGGtagaaaaggacaaaagaaggtaagaaagaaggaaacaagGAGTCGGTGTACTGACGGTATTCAGTGCCAGTGATGTGGGCCAGGATCCTGAAGCTCTTGGACTGCAGGTTGGCAGCACGACGAGCCCATTCAGACATATCCTGGGTTGCCTCTCCTGGCCTGATCACTGCCTGGTAAACCGGAGATGCACAGTCCACCACGGGGTCCTTGACAGGCAGAGCTCCACTGCGGGGCAAAGGGAACTCGTTACACCTCTGAGTGTGTAGTATGTGCTCTACTGTAAGGCCCCAAATGTAATAGATGATCATAATGCACTTAATGCCCATGATGTACAATGATCTACAACTTAAGAGATGATAATATTAgaatgctgtgtgtttttgacatcGTTCCTAAAACTTACAAGTTGTTCTGCCCCAAATGGAGGGATCTGAAAAACTTTGGTTACCTCCTGCTGGTTCACAAGGAAATTATGGTTTATTATCAGTGTATCTATCTCTGGTGTTTTAGCCTAAGCCGACTGTACACATACTGgctgaatttccctcgggatcaataaagggGTCTCTGATTTCTGAAATcttgtgaaaataaagaaagccTGTAGGTACTGTAAGTCACTGTAAGTTTATCGCTAATGTTCTCATCATCTGATCATTTGtacataaatgtaatttatctAACTTTTGTCTTAAAGACCTGAATAAACAAAGTGAGATGGACTGTTTATTCTGTCTTTACTGTTTTGTAATTCTGAACTTTAATGAATtagatttcatttcactgtgggCAGTTATTACATTAAGATCAATAATTGCATTTGTTGTCTGTTGGTTCATTGTTCGTATACACGGTCTTTGTGCTGTCCTATAGGTCCACATCGAGTTGTCCTGTCGCGTACAGTAGACACTGCAGTGAGTTTACACAGCAACATGACCACATAATaaactttaacatttttttaatgagtaTTAGAAAAGTGAGTCAATACTGATCGGGCGGTATTGATCTGAAAACCTGTGACTGGATACTTAGAACATTCCCATGCCATGACATCCCATCAGGTTCCAGAAACTGTGATCCTAttggctgcttttctttatAGAGAAGGACCCTAAACACTCTCACACTTTGACCAGAAGTACTTCTAAgtacttccacacacacatgaccGACTCCACTGTGGTCTTGTGGTTAGTGAGTTTATCTGTTGCATAACTTGCTTTGACAGACGACTTTTGAATACAGAAACACGTattcaaaagcacaaacacaacaaaacagacaaaacaaatgcagaggGATCTCAAACATATCTCCAGTGGGATATTAGTTTATGAGACACGTGGAGCAATGCACAAGCTGTTATGAAATCATGAGACGAGGGAGACAAACGTATGAGGAGAGACGAGATGGAAAAGGAGCGCTGGTGTACTTACGCCAAGGGGGAACCCGCCTCCTCACTGAGGTCACCACCGGGAAAGAAGGATGGGGAAGGATGGGTGgaggacagcacaggtgtggttggttggttgtttgTCGATggaatgaggagaggagagtgggtGAAAGGCAAGGAGGAGTACACTGAACGGACACAGACGACACGGAAAAGCCCGGGCGTACGGTACAGTAGACATCTGAGGTGTAGCAGCGTAGGCTTTTATgtttaaatgctgctttttgtgtttgGGCTTTTCAGGCAAAGTGTCATAAACAGTTGCTTCAtccaaatggcaaaaaaaagagcATACAACTCACTTTCTCCTAATGATATCCAAATGGctttgaggggttttttttgcttctttttttgcccacattgtttgatatttgtttatGATGGTTCcaaaatctgcattttaaaatttcgTGTTAATGATTTACTCGCAAAAAGCTTTGTGGATGATTCACTGATGCTACAGGTTTACATTAGAGCCGTCATCATTCTGAGAGGTACCATTGTTTCTCAGTCAGTTTTGCAGGCTGAACTGCAAAAttacccatgagcctcagcagatggagccacagggaggaagCCAGTGAAGAATGAATTCAAGCTGTAGCAAAATGACAACACTTCACTGCTGCGGCTGGGAACAAGACACGACCCTGTAGTTGATGAATTCACCTTCCAGAACTTAGAAGCAACATTTAGACGTCCATATTGGCAAACTAAACGCTAACACATCTTACTGGTCCATAATTTCCCAATAATTTTCTCTGGAAACAATACACAATGTGACAAAAGTTCTAGTTAGTTTAGAGAGTACTTTTCAAATCCTGGCAAATAAAACCACAACTACCTGCATGGTTAAATATCTCTAGAAGGAAGTGAGTAACTATGTTCTTTTGTAATTTGGACGAACCAACCCTTTAATGCCGACTGGTGTGATCAGTGTCATGTGATGTCAGGTGCgtgagaggagaaaacacaataaaagactGGAAAGGTGATCAGCTCTGTCGTGTGACCTCACCTGTCGTGCCCCTTGGCCTGCGACTGCCCTGCAATGGCGTCCATGATGGCGTCCTGTGAGTACATGCTGATTGGTGTGTTGTACTGGGCGTGAACAATGGTGGCCTTTCCCCCTGGACCCTTCACCTCAATGGGCTTGTGGGTGGACAGGGCCGAGTCTTTCAGAGCTATGGGGTTGAAGCTGGGAGTGTACTCCACGCTGTCAGTGtcggggtcagaggtcagcggGTTGAAGACGAGGTGGGGAGGTTTCAGGTGCAGGAGGGCGAAGGCGAGATGTCAACGGAcgagggggagaggggaggggaaggggggaGAGGGGAAATTGAGAGGAGAGAAACGTCACAGAAAGCACTAAAGTGAAGGGAGGAAAGTGGGTCAAAGCGCAGCAACACATCTGACGGGCAGGAAGGGCCGCTGGGCTGCTCAGTTTGAACTTTTGGAGGCTCAAAGTATGTGAagtattcaaacacacacaccaaacacacgtCGCACAATACTGTAGCTGTGTCCCAATTCCATACTACGTTCAAAAGCATTTTTAGAGGTTTAGAGAGCTGCAGGTTTTCACACGAAATTATTCTTCATTAGTTGTCTTATGGAAGTTAAACACTGTGACATATTGTGTATTCATGTCTCGTATGCCAGCTGTTCAATGCATAACGGAATATAGTGTATACGGATTGGACATAGTGTATATAGGATTGGTATCCCAtaaaggtattgggacacagCATGTTCATCCCTCATGACTACACTCTAATGACAAAGTAGAAGCTTTTACTGGATGGAAACAAACGCTGAGAGCTGATGTAGCCAAACATGCTAAAACTGGCAGGACTGCAAATGACAAATGTTAAAacccacacacagcagactttGTTTTACCGATACACACTACTGTCAAACATGGATTCACAAAGGACACTCGAAATACCATCTCTCATGCATCGATACACagtaatatactgtaaatacagtCATATTCACACGGTGGATATGAAAGCTGAGGAGGACCAGCAGAGGTGGAAACCATAAGCAGATATCATAGTAGAGCATGAGGTCAACGTGAACATGTTTACTTGGGAAAAAGTAAAGTAGtgttaaaaatacacacactaaaatatACTCAAGTATACTCAACTTcatgaatttctttctttttttgcaaaattCTTTATCTATGAAGTATCTGATACTATGCAAATGTAGAGAGGCATAAAGTAATATCTCCTCATTGTGAAGGAAATTTACAATTTACTCAGGTAAAGTACtttaaaactgcattcaaagtacagcacttgagtaGAGGTACTTTTACACTTTCCACTTCTGGGGACCAAATGCTGTTAATAAACGTGTTGGATTTTCAGCCGTGagttaaagaaagaaacaatcaGCACACTCAGTATGACCAGCGAAGTCACTGGCGACAGTTCTACTAATACCAACAACTAATACTCTCTACAGACGTGTACTTCATGcacattaaatatgaagataTTTGATGATACTGACTTTGCAGCTGTGTTGGCGATAACCTGAAACACACCAGAGGGGGACGAACAGACAGGAAGATGGAGAAGGAGACAATGTAATGAATCACTAGAGGTATTTTGGTGATAACAATTGcaccgtgtgtgtttgtaggaaACTATCCAGTGACAGTGTTGTGCTGTAATCCCATGTACAGGTTAGAATAGCAGCTGTTTGTCATCACTGGGATATTTCCCAGCTTTCCCCCCCTGCATCATCAGGAGTGACTGACAAGAGCAGAAGTGTCTCAATCACATGACAGGGGACGGGGACACATTTAGCACAGAGCTGCCACAAATATACAcaactacacaaacacaacacctgATCCACAGAAGAATGTGAGCGGAGGGCGGAAGTCGACAAGCTGCCGTAACTGATCTCGCACCTCACGTCAAAGCTTGCTGTAATGAACGCAAAGGGATGTGCCTTTGTTTCGCTTTTATCGAGATGTGTGGACAGCAGATTCTGTTAAACcagtttcattaaaaataaaagttacaaCTAAGTAAACTAAACCGAATGGTGTCCATTTTTAACGACAGCTAGACAACTTTTCAGGGCTGTGTCCTTGAAAATGTGGATGTGTTCAGGGTACAGTAGGTAAAGTGGAACGTGTCTGGCAGCACCTCACACCTGAGACATTTCCCCACGGAGACGAGGGGATCTGTCTCAGGTCTGGCGTGGGGGGGCATCCATGGGATTCAGGATGATGGTGTTTAACCAGAGCGGAACATTCCATGACCATGTGGAACAGCTGCTCTCTCCTGAGTTtggctctgagtgtgtgtgtgtgtgtgtgtgtgtgtgccagaggAATCAGAGTCCCCGTGTACCCGATGAGGTGGGGCTGCTGGCATGAGACTACCGTCATCGTCCTGCAGTCCGCCTGGAGCACGTTTCTCGACACCTGACTTACCGTCAGCCGTTGCTGTGAGGCAGCTCGGCTCCAGAGGGAAAACGCATTAGTGAGTACTGATACCTGGATGTGATATGTCAGAGGCCAAGCGGACTGTGCCTTTAATTAACATCGACAAGTATTTCATGACTGAGGCTTCACCCTAACCCACACCCTTATCCCACAGAGGAGACTTCCCTCGTCGGTGGCCACAACTTAACCCCCACTGAACTCTTTGCATTCACTAAAGGCTTTGACGCTTTTCTGCTTAAAGTCCCAGAAAAGATGACTTAAAAGCTTTTTTGAAAGACCCAAATTTGTAAATGTGTACTCCAGAAATAATCATTATTCTTCAACCTAAATATCCTAAAACTCAAATCTTTCTGTTCTTGCTCTCCAAATTTGTCATTccaagatggaggaagagataAAGAGTCAAAACACAAGCACCCTGTTTTCTATATATAGTCCATCAATATGGCCAATGGCCAAATATACCATAAGTTTAGATATTTGTGAATAATTCAATTCTTAAAGTGCTATAGAGCTGAAGCTATGAAAAAAAAGGATGGCACAAAAATGTTGCCATTATTAGTATTTTTTGAGAGTAAACTGAATAGCAGTGGCTTTTGCACAGTTGATCAGACAAAACTAAATATCTGAAGATGTCAGTAATGAGGAACCTCCAAAACATTTATGGTTTTAAATCCTCTAAGAGACTAAGAGAATCCACCAGTTTACTTTTCAGCATCACTTTCCAATAACCTGACCagcaatttaaaagaaaaaaaaatcaaaaaagtcTTTGGTTTTTCAAGCAAAACAGAATTTATAATTTTGCATTCACAACACCTCTAACATGCAAATCAGGGAGCTGAAACAGCAGAAGGAGATCTTGAAATAAGATCAGCTTTCGCCCCTGGTTTCATTACTGTTTCACAGCTAAAGAGTCAGTAGCATTCAAGAGATCTCAACAAACTAACAGCTTATCCACTCAGAGCTCATTTTGTCTTGAATTACCTTTTATATGGCATCTTAATCATCCAAACGGGGCGTGGAGGACGCTCGACCTTTAGCGAAGTGTCTCAGATCAGCCTGTATTAAATGACCCTGTAGTCTGATCTCGTGCTTGTCTCTAACCTGGAGTCTGGCCAGGTATGCTTGTGTGTACGCTCCAGAAATAGTGACACGTGTGAGAGGGATGGATGCTAGGAAAGTTCTGAGCGTATTGTTTCATCATGGCGCTGTCAATGTGAGGTTAAAGGGGGACAGAGTGAGGTACATTCACTTCAGTGAAAAGCAGTGCTTTGGTTTTGCTCACTGTGATAACCTACGCCAGCGAGCAAAATCTGGGATAAAAGGAGCTCTGGATCTTTTTTAGGCACTTGCAAGAGATCCTTACTGACATGCTTTTTATCCTAGAAAATTTCATTACATGCTCCATTTCAGCTCCATCTCCGAAATATTTAAGCCTGAcctcctctttcactttttctaAATCCTTAAAAATAACAGACGAAGTCAA
The Scatophagus argus isolate fScaArg1 chromosome 21, fScaArg1.pri, whole genome shotgun sequence genome window above contains:
- the ldb3b gene encoding LIM domain-binding protein 3b isoform X1; this encodes MSAYTVTLNGPAPWGFRLQGGKDFNMPLTISRITPGSKAVSGSLAQGDIITAIDGVSTEGMTHLEAQNKIKSATSKLSLTMMKSRRPAPVPTATPRMDSPMPVIPHQKVIANTAANVEYTPSFNPIALKDSALSTHKPIEVKGPGGKATIVHAQYNTPISMYSQDAIMDAIAGQSQAKGHDSEEAGSPLAGALPVKDPVVDCASPVYQAVIRPGEATQDMSEWARRAANLQSKSFRILAHITGTEYLQDPDEEALQRSREKFESEVKGPRFAKLKNWHHGLSAQILNIQE
- the ldb3b gene encoding LIM domain-binding protein 3b isoform X2; the protein is MSAYTVTLNGPAPWGFRLQGGKDFNMPLTISRITPGSKAVSGSLAQGDIITAIDGVSTEGMTHLEAQNKIKSATSKLSLTMMKSRRPAPVPTATPRMDSPMPVIPHQKVIANTAANVEYTPSFNPIALKDSALSTHKPIEVKGPGGKATIVHAQYNTPISMYSQDAIMDAIAGQSQAKGHDSGALPVKDPVVDCASPVYQAVIRPGEATQDMSEWARRAANLQSKSFRILAHITGTEYLQDPDEEALQRSREKFESEVKGPRFAKLKNWHHGLSAQILNIQE